The DNA sequence AAGGGTCACAGTAAAACGCGGCGCATTGTACACCGCCGTCCCCTTGCTGCCAGACACATGGGACGCATCTCACCCTTCCCGCAGCGTTGAAACAATCGGGCCAAAGCCTCGGTAAGCCCCTTGCGACGGGCGCGGCGGAAGCTTTTTCTTACAAGTTCTGAAATCGCGATTTCCAGCCAACTCAACTGGGGGAAATCGTCAGCATTTCTTTACAACCTGTAACGCATCATTTCCAAGTAGGAATTTTCCGTAAGCTGCCTGCAAATTGACGGTAGGTAGCTACCTAATAAAAAAAATCGCCAGACAGCTGTTTTTGAATGAGTAATTTCCTCACTGAAAATGGAATAAAAAATTCAAAAGAAAAAAATGAAATTATTTTTTTGCATTCCAAAATACCCTGGTCTAGGTTTCAGCGACTTGCCAACGCATCGTGTCGGCAAGTTTGGCGGTGTCGCTTCCGGTCAGTTTTCGCTCGCCGAACCGCTCCGCACTTTCCGTAAAAGTCATCTAGGAGATTCACTATGCAAGCACTGGACAAAGACTTGGAAACCGAACTGCAACTGGACGAATGGTTTGAAGCACCGACCCATGAAGCCGCCGTTGAAATGATGCAAGCCGACGCCGTCGTTCCGTTCGGCACGGCGATGTGGCCTCTGTAGACATGGCCCGGCGGAGGCGATCCGGCCGGTCGACTCCGCCGCTTTTTGCCGGTTGTCAGGAAAGCCCAATCTACTTGTCAGGGAAGAATAAGCATGGACACACAACGAGCCATCTCACATTTCCTTTACTACCTCGAACACCATCCCGCCCTGGCCGGCATCCAGCCCGCCAAGGTGCTGCTCGGCCATACCGCTGACTACGAAGCACTGACCGGCGCCATCGCCGAACAGGCTGGCAGCGGCTCCCCCTTCCGGTTCAGCGCCATGCGCCTGGACCTTGAGTCCACCGAGCGCCTGTCCAAGGCCATTGCCGACAGCGATCTCTATATTTTTTTCTACGACTCCTCCACCCTGCCCAACCCGCGCCCCGACGGCCCGGACTTTGTCCGCGCGCTGCAAGGCGTAATGGCAGACAACTGGAAGAAATCGCTGCTGTTCAAAGACTATGGCGATTATTTCTATGACACCTTCAGCGTCATTCCCCAGCGTATCGCGGGGCTCAACAGCCACCTGATCCAGCGGATGTCCCAAGCGACGACCTTGAGCTTCCAGGATGACCTGGGCTCGTATTTCGACACCGACCTCAACAGCGTCAAGAAATGGACCGACATCAACGGCCTGGGCAACTATGACCTGGCCCCCGGCGAAATCGCCACCCACAGCGACACCATCAATGGCCAGGTGAAATTCGTCGGTACGTTCCTGAGCACCATCCCGTTCGCCCGCAAGTACGGTGTGCTGCAATCGCCGCTGGAGTTGTGGATCGAAGACTCCACCATCCAGAAAATCGCCACAGACGTGCCAGGCCTGGAGCACGACTTCAACAAGTACCTGGACGCCAACCCATCCAACCGCCGTATCGAGGAGTTGGGGATCGGCACCAACGAGGGGGTCAAGAGTCTTTATGCCCGCAATGCCGGTTTCGAGGAGCGCCATTGCGGCCTGCACCTGGGGCTGGGTGGTGGGGCCAAGGGCAGCCATCACCTGGACCTGATTTTCGAGAGTGGCGTGTTGGCGCTGGATAATGAGCGGATGTTTGATGGGCGGTTTGTGCTTTAGGGGCAGCTTCAAGTTGCGAGCTTCAAGCGGCAAGAAGAGCAAGTAGCCTCTGGATGGTGGTGGAGCTGCTGGCCTCTTCGCGAGCAAGCCCGCTCCCACAATGAAGCGGCGCCGACCCAAATCTTCTATTCACTGGAGATCAAGTGTGGGAGCGGGCTTGCTCGCGAAGACGACTGCACCGGCACCGTATCAATAACGCCAGACACAAAAACGGCAACCCAGTGGTTGCCGTTTTTTCTTGCCGCTTGCAGCTAGAAACTCAAAGCTGCCTCACTCCGGCTTACGACGCCCAAACCCCGGACGCTGCCCGGAACCCGCCGGTGCACCACGGCGTTTACCCGATGGGGTGTCGCGATCGACCAACACAATACCCGGGCGCTTTTTCGGTGCCGGCTTGGCTGGGCGCTTGGTATCGGCCGGGCGATCGGCGACTGGCGTACCACGGCCAGCCGGGGCACCGCGACCTTCACCGCGCTCAGTCCGACCGTTGGCCGGGCGTGGCGTGCGTGGGCCGCGTTCGCCGTCCTGGCGTGGCGCCGGTTTACGGGCCGGGCGTTCGCCTTCGATCTGCGGTTCGCGCGAAGGACGTGGGCCGGTCGGCGCACCTTCAGCCGCCGGACGCAGCGTACGCACGCGCTCGGTCTTGCCCATCGGCCGCGAAGACTTACGCTGCATCCGCTCCAGCTTGTCCTTGCTCTTGGCGGTCATCTGCGGCATCGCCACAGGCTGCAGGCCGACTTCGGCCGCCAGGATGTCGACCTCGTACTGGCTCATTTCGCGCCAGCGGCCCATCGGCAGGTCGGAATTGAGGAACACCGGGCCGAAACGCACGCGCTTCAGGCGGCTGACCACCAACCCCTGGGATTCCCACAGCCGCCGCACTTCACGGTTACGGCCTTCCATCACCACGCAGTGGTACCAATGGTTGAAGCCTTCGCCACCCGGCGCCTGCTTGATGTCGGTGAACCGCGCCGGGCCGTCTTCCAGCACCACGCCGGCCTTCAGGCGCTCGATCATTTCGTCGTCGACTTCACCCCGTACGCGCACGGCGTATTCGCGGTCCATCTCGTAGGACGGGTGCATCAAACGGTTGGCCAGTTCACCGTCGGTGGTGAACATCAGCAGACCGGTGGTGTTGATGTCCAGGCGACCGATGTTGATCCAACGGCCTTCTTTAGGACGCGGCATCTTGTCGAACACGGTCGGACGGCCTTCCGGGTCGTCACGGGTGCAGATCTCGCCGTCGGGTTTGTTGTACATGATCACGCGGCGCACCGCTTCGGCGGCTTCTTCGCGCTTGATCACCTTGCCATCGATGGTGATGGCGTCATGCATGTCGACACGCAGGCCCAAGGTGGCATCTTTACCGTTGACCTTGATCCGGCCTTGGGTGATCCAGGCTTCCACGTCGCGGCGCGAGCCGACGCCGATCCGGGCGAGGACTTTTTGCAGCTTCTCGCCTGCTGGGCCGATTTCCTGGCTGTCGTTCTGGTCTTGGTCTTTCATTCTGGGCACCTCCCGGTGTGGTCGGGTCAGGCGCTTGGCCTGACGCTTTGAAAACGGGGTCTTCGGCGAAGGCTTCGCCAAAGGGTCGCGAATCATACGCCTGTTGAGGCGTTTGCGCATCAGAGACTAGCTGATCAGCACAGGCTCAGCGCTTTTTCCGCCGATCGGTGGCGTAATGCAGGCTCCTGGCGGAGTTCATGATGCACCGCATTCCCCCTGTGGGAGCGGGCTTGCTCGCGAAGAGGGAGTGTCAGACCAAACAATGTTATTGACCCACCGCTTTCGCGAGCAAGCCCGCTCCCACAGGGGACGGTGGTGTGTCAGACAGGTTTGCGCACAAGTTGGATCAGTCGTCGAGCTGGCGCCGTTCGTTTTCAATGGCTTCGGCCAAGGCCCGGGCTTCGCTTTCTTCGTCGCTGAGTTCGGGTTCGGGTTCGTGTGGCCCAAGGGCGGCGACAGCGGCCAGCAATTTTTCCCGGGCTTCGGCCACGCCGAGGATGTCTTCTTCGGGTTCAGGCTCGGCCTGACGTTCAACGTCGCGGTCGGCCTCGGGCGGTTCATCCGTCTCGTTTTCCGGGCCAGCACCTTCACGCAGCAAGTCGTCGAAGTCGGTCTTCAGGCCTTCTTCCATGGTGTCCAGCTCCAGCAACAACGAGTGGAAGCTGGTCTCCTCCTTGGGCTCCTCCGGTTCGGCGCTGGCGTCGGCCAGTTCCTGCAAGCCCTGGGGCACCGGCACGTCGTCGAACTCCAGCATCGGCTCAGGCTCCAGTTCCCGCAGCTCGGCCAGTGGCGGCAGGTCGTCCAGGTTCTTCAGGTTGAAGTGATCGAGGAAACCCTTGGTGGTGGCGAACATCGCCGGCTTGCCGGGCACGTCGCGATAGCCGACGACACGGATCCACTCGCGCTCCAGCAGCGTCTTGACGATATGGCTGTTGACCGCCACGCCACGCACGTCTTCGATCTCGCCCCGGGTGATCGGTTGGCGATAAGCAATCAGTGCCATGGTTTCGAGCATCGCGCGGGAATAGCGCTGCGGCCGCTCCTCCCAGAGGCGGCCGACCCAAGGCGCGAACTTTTCGCGGATCTGCAGGCGGTAACCGGAGGCCACTTCCTTGAGTTCGAAAGCCCGCCCCTCGCAGGATTTACCCAAGAGCGTCAGGGCTTTCTTGAACACGGCCGGCTCAGGCCGTTCGCCTTCTTCAAAGAGTTCGAACAGCCGTTCCATCGATTGCGGCTTTCCCGAGGCCAACAGGAAAGCTTCAAGCAAGGGCGCCAGCTCGCGGGGTTCAGTCAGATTCATTGATTTGCTCGTTATTCGGCTCGTGCCCGCACGTGGATCGCTGCGAACGGCTCATTCTGCACCAGCTCGACCAAGGATTCCTTGACCAATTCCAGGACCGCCATAAACGTCACCACCACCCCCAGGCGCCCCTCCTCGGCGGTGAACAGCTCGACGAAGGGTACAAAACCGCCGCCCTTGAGCCGCTCCAGCACATCACTCATGCGCTCGCGGGTGGACAGCGCTTCGCGGCTGACCTGGTGACTTTCAAACATATCGCCGCGGCGCAGGACCTCGGCCATGGACATCAGCAACTCTTCCAGGCTGACATCCGGCAGCAACTTGCGTGCCCGCGCCTCCGGCGCATCGAGCTTGGGCACCACCACATCGCGTCCGACCCGGTTCAAGCCATCGAGGCCTTCGGCGGCGACCTTGAAGCGCTCGTACTCCTGCAAGCGGCGGATCAACTCGGCACGCGGGTCGTCTTCTTCCGCTTCGACCTCCGCCGAGCGCGGCAGCAGCATCCGCGACTTGATCTCGGCCAGCATGGCCGCCATCACCAGGTATTCGGCCGCCAACTCCAGGCGCACCGACTGCATCAGCTCGACGTAGCCCATGTATTGGCGGGTGATTTCCGCCACCGGGATGTCGAGGATGTTGATGTTCTGTTTACGGATCAGGTACAGCAGCAGGTCGAGCGGGCCCTCGAAGGCCTCGAGGAACACTTCCAGCGCATCCGGCGGAATGTACAGGTCCAGGGGCATTTCCATGACCGCCTGGCCATAGACCATGGCAAACGGCAGCTCCTGTTGCGCGCCGGCCTGGCTGTCTGCGCCTTCCACGGCGGTTTCCACAGCGGACATTCAGGCCTCGACCAGGAACGGCGCCGGATCGCCACACCCGACCCGCACCACTTGCGGCTCGCCGTCGGCCAGGTTGATCACCGTGGACGCTGCCATGCCGCCGAAACCGCCGTCGATGATCAGGTCCACTTGATGTTCGAGCAACTGGCGCATTTCGTAAGGATCGGTCATCGGCTCGATCTCGCCAGGCATGATCAGCGTCACACTCATCAGCGGCTCACCCAGCTCCGCCAGCAGTGCAAGAGCAATGGGATGGCTCGGCACCCGCAGGCCGATGGTGCGTTTTTTCGGGTGCAGCAACAGCCGCGGGACTTCCCGGGTGGCGTTGAGAATAAAGGTGTACGGCCCCGGCAAATGCGCCTTGAGCAGGCGGAAGGTGCCGGTGTCGATCTTGGCGAACAGGCCCAGCTGCGACAAGTCGCTGCAGATCAAGGCGAAGTTGTGCTTGTCATCCAGCTGACGCAGGCGTCTCACCCGCTCCACGGCATTCTTGTCGCCGATCTGGCAGCCAATGGCGTAGGCGGAGTCGGTGGGATAAATCACCACACCACCGCCACGGATGATTTCAACCGCCTGTTTGATCAGGCGCGCTTGCGGGTTCTCCGGATGAATCTGGAAAAATTGACTCACATGTTCTACCTGTTCAGACGGCGGCGGTAACGGGATCATGTTTGAATCTACACCAAAGCGGTGGCAGATCTTCCGGCAACGGGCGGTATTCGCCAATCTCGGACCAGCCTCCAGGGCCATGGAAATCACTGCCGGCGGTGACCAGCAGGCCGAACTCTCGGGCCAGAATCGCCAGGCTGCCGACCTGCTCGGCCGGCTGATGGCCGTTAACTACCTCGATGGCATGGCCCCCTGCTTGAATATAGTCGGCGACGAGGCGGCGGCGTTTGCTACGGGTGAAATCATAGTGCCATGGATGCGCCAGGCTGACCCAGGCGCCGGCGGCCCGCAGGGTCTCGACGGTTTCCTCGAGCGTCGGCCAGTGCTGCTTGACGTCCCCCAGCTTGCCGGCGCCCAACCACTTGCGAAACGCTTCGGCGCGGTCCTTGACGAACCCTTCGCGCACCATCCAGTCGGCAAAGTGTGGCCGGGCCGGTGCGTTGCCGCTGTCCCCCAGTTCCTGCTGGATCTGCCGGGCGCCTTCCAGCGCCCCGGGCATGCCCTTGAGGGCCAGCTTGCGGCTGATCTCTTCGGAACGCAGCCAGCGGCCGTCGCGTAATTGGGCGATAGCCTGGACCAGCGCCGGTGCATTCACATCAAAACCGTAGCCCAGCACATGGATGGTCGCCCCGCCCCAGGTGCAGGACAACTCGACCCCATTGACCAGCTGCATGCCCAGCGCCGTGGCGGCGCTGCGGGCCTCGTCGAGGCCTTCGAGGGTGTCGTGATCGGTCAGGGCCAGGACTCGCACGCCGTGCTCGAACGCCCGCGCCACCAGAACCGCGGGCGCCAGGGCGCCATCGGAGGCCGTGCTATGGCAGTGCAAATCAACATTCACGAGAGTTTGTTACCTCAAATCAGCTGGCCCTATCGCGGCCAAGGATGTTTGTTATTATGCCGCCACATCCTGCTTCTGGCTGCCACTGTGAAACAATTCATCGACTTCATCCCGCTCCTGCTGTTTTTCATCGTCTACAAACTTGATCCACGGGCCGTCGATATCGCCGGTCATTCCTTGACTGTAGGCGGTATTTACAGCGCCACCGCGGTGCTGATCATCAGTTCCCTGGTGGTCTACGGCGCGCTGTTCGTGTCCCAGCGCAAGCTGGAGAAGAGCCAGTGGCTGACCCTGATCGCCTGCCTCGTGTTCGGCAGCCTGACCCTGGCGTTCCACAGCGAAACCTTCCTTAAATGGAAAGCCCCGGTGGTCAACTGGCTGTTCGCCCTGGCCTTTATCGGCAGCCACTTCATCGGTGATCGCCTGCTGATCAAGCGCATCATGGGCCACGCCCTGAACCTGCCCGATCTGATCTGGACCCGGCTGAACATCGCCTGGATCGCTTTCTTCCTGTTCTGTGGCGCCGCCAACCTGTTCGTCGCGTTCACGTTCCAGGAGTACTGGGTCGACTTCAAGGTCTTCGGCAGCCTGGGCATGACCCTGTTGTTCCTGATTGGCCAGGGCATCTACCTGTCCCGTCATCTGCATGATGCCGACCCCACCACGCCAAACACCGAGGACTGACATGCTCTACGCAATCATTGCCACCGACGTCGCCAACTCACTGGAAAAACGCCTGGCCAACCGCCCCGCGCACCTGGAGCGCCTGCAACAGCTCAAGGCCGAAGGCCGCATCGTGCTGGCCGGTCCACTCCCGGCGGTAGACAGCAATGACCCGGGCGCCGCAGGTTTTACCGGCAGCCTGATCGTGGCCGAGTTCGATTCCCTGGTCGCCGCCCAGGCGTGGGCCGAGGCC is a window from the Pseudomonas brassicacearum genome containing:
- the rluB gene encoding 23S rRNA pseudouridine(2605) synthase RluB; translation: MKDQDQNDSQEIGPAGEKLQKVLARIGVGSRRDVEAWITQGRIKVNGKDATLGLRVDMHDAITIDGKVIKREEAAEAVRRVIMYNKPDGEICTRDDPEGRPTVFDKMPRPKEGRWINIGRLDINTTGLLMFTTDGELANRLMHPSYEMDREYAVRVRGEVDDEMIERLKAGVVLEDGPARFTDIKQAPGGEGFNHWYHCVVMEGRNREVRRLWESQGLVVSRLKRVRFGPVFLNSDLPMGRWREMSQYEVDILAAEVGLQPVAMPQMTAKSKDKLERMQRKSSRPMGKTERVRTLRPAAEGAPTGPRPSREPQIEGERPARKPAPRQDGERGPRTPRPANGRTERGEGRGAPAGRGTPVADRPADTKRPAKPAPKKRPGIVLVDRDTPSGKRRGAPAGSGQRPGFGRRKPE
- a CDS encoding YciI family protein, with amino-acid sequence MLYAIIATDVANSLEKRLANRPAHLERLQQLKAEGRIVLAGPLPAVDSNDPGAAGFTGSLIVAEFDSLVAAQAWAEADPFVACGVYANVVVKPFKQVLP
- a CDS encoding segregation and condensation protein A encodes the protein MEVFLEAFEGPLDLLLYLIRKQNINILDIPVAEITRQYMGYVELMQSVRLELAAEYLVMAAMLAEIKSRMLLPRSAEVEAEEDDPRAELIRRLQEYERFKVAAEGLDGLNRVGRDVVVPKLDAPEARARKLLPDVSLEELLMSMAEVLRRGDMFESHQVSREALSTRERMSDVLERLKGGGFVPFVELFTAEEGRLGVVVTFMAVLELVKESLVELVQNEPFAAIHVRARAE
- a CDS encoding L-threonylcarbamoyladenylate synthase, which codes for MSQFFQIHPENPQARLIKQAVEIIRGGGVVIYPTDSAYAIGCQIGDKNAVERVRRLRQLDDKHNFALICSDLSQLGLFAKIDTGTFRLLKAHLPGPYTFILNATREVPRLLLHPKKRTIGLRVPSHPIALALLAELGEPLMSVTLIMPGEIEPMTDPYEMRQLLEHQVDLIIDGGFGGMAASTVINLADGEPQVVRVGCGDPAPFLVEA
- a CDS encoding septation protein A; this translates as MKQFIDFIPLLLFFIVYKLDPRAVDIAGHSLTVGGIYSATAVLIISSLVVYGALFVSQRKLEKSQWLTLIACLVFGSLTLAFHSETFLKWKAPVVNWLFALAFIGSHFIGDRLLIKRIMGHALNLPDLIWTRLNIAWIAFFLFCGAANLFVAFTFQEYWVDFKVFGSLGMTLLFLIGQGIYLSRHLHDADPTTPNTED
- a CDS encoding PHP domain-containing protein, which codes for MNVDLHCHSTASDGALAPAVLVARAFEHGVRVLALTDHDTLEGLDEARSAATALGMQLVNGVELSCTWGGATIHVLGYGFDVNAPALVQAIAQLRDGRWLRSEEISRKLALKGMPGALEGARQIQQELGDSGNAPARPHFADWMVREGFVKDRAEAFRKWLGAGKLGDVKQHWPTLEETVETLRAAGAWVSLAHPWHYDFTRSKRRRLVADYIQAGGHAIEVVNGHQPAEQVGSLAILAREFGLLVTAGSDFHGPGGWSEIGEYRPLPEDLPPLWCRFKHDPVTAAV
- the scpB gene encoding SMC-Scp complex subunit ScpB, with translation MNLTEPRELAPLLEAFLLASGKPQSMERLFELFEEGERPEPAVFKKALTLLGKSCEGRAFELKEVASGYRLQIREKFAPWVGRLWEERPQRYSRAMLETMALIAYRQPITRGEIEDVRGVAVNSHIVKTLLEREWIRVVGYRDVPGKPAMFATTKGFLDHFNLKNLDDLPPLAELRELEPEPMLEFDDVPVPQGLQELADASAEPEEPKEETSFHSLLLELDTMEEGLKTDFDDLLREGAGPENETDEPPEADRDVERQAEPEPEEDILGVAEAREKLLAAVAALGPHEPEPELSDEESEARALAEAIENERRQLDD
- a CDS encoding leucyl aminopeptidase (aminopeptidase T): MDTQRAISHFLYYLEHHPALAGIQPAKVLLGHTADYEALTGAIAEQAGSGSPFRFSAMRLDLESTERLSKAIADSDLYIFFYDSSTLPNPRPDGPDFVRALQGVMADNWKKSLLFKDYGDYFYDTFSVIPQRIAGLNSHLIQRMSQATTLSFQDDLGSYFDTDLNSVKKWTDINGLGNYDLAPGEIATHSDTINGQVKFVGTFLSTIPFARKYGVLQSPLELWIEDSTIQKIATDVPGLEHDFNKYLDANPSNRRIEELGIGTNEGVKSLYARNAGFEERHCGLHLGLGGGAKGSHHLDLIFESGVLALDNERMFDGRFVL